From the genome of Vicia villosa cultivar HV-30 ecotype Madison, WI linkage group LG2, Vvil1.0, whole genome shotgun sequence, one region includes:
- the LOC131648957 gene encoding uncharacterized protein LOC131648957 has product MSLQLTDRSVKFPVGMLENVLVFIGQFYIPTDFIIMDIKEGSNIPIILGRPFLATAGAIIDVKKGKLTFEVGEEKVEFILSQFFKAPAIDDSCCFLDVIDECVKEMEKQ; this is encoded by the coding sequence ATGTCTTTACAATTAACTGACCGATCAGTTAAGTTTCCTGTAGGTATGCTTGAAAATGTTCTTGTCTTTATAGGACAATTCTATATTCCTACCGACTTCATAATAATGGACATAAAGGAAGGTTCCAATATCCCTATTATATTAGGTAGACCATTCCTAGCCACAGCGGGAGCCATTATAGACGTGAAGAAAGGAAAACTAACTTTTGAGGTTGGTGAAGAAAAAGTAGAGTTTATTCTCTCCCAATTCTTCAAAGCTCCTGCTATAGACGATTCGTGTTGTTTCTTAGATGTCATAGATGAATGTGTTAAAGAAATGGAGAAACAATAA